TTCTTCCAGGTGGGCAGCGGCGTGCAGCGCCACTTCCAGGGCACCGGTCTTGGACTGGCGATCTGCGAAAAACTGACCAGCATGATGGACGGTGATATCGAGGTTGATTCCGAACCGGGGATGGGCAGCGAGTTTATTATCCGCATCCCGCTTTATCGCAGCAATCCGCCGTTGGCCGAGCGCCAGGAAGGGCTGCAGGGCAAACGCTGCTGGCTGGCGCTGCGTAACCAGGTGCTGGCCGACTTCCTCAGCGCGCTGCTGCAGCAGCAGGGGCTGCAGGTGGCACTCTACGCAGGGGAAGGGGAGGCGGATGACGTGGTGGTCTGCGACTATGAGCTGGAGCCGTCGCACCCGGTGCGTGCGGTGGTACGCTTTGACGGCCGCCACAACGATGGCCCGCTGGAGCAGAGCCCCGGCCGCTGGGTTTACGGCACCATCACCCCCCATGAGCTGCCCGCGCTGCTGGCGCGGATCTGGCGTCTGGCGCTGGCGCTGCCGTCGCCTTATACGGTCAGCGTGGCTGACGCGCGCGGGGATGCTGACAATGACGATATTCTGATCCTGGTGGTCGACGACCATCCGATCAACCGTATGCTGTTGTCCGATCAGCTCGGTTCGCTCGGTTATCGGGTGAAAACCGCCCAGGACGGCGAAGACGCGCTAAGCGTGCTGAGCCGCAACGAGATAGATATCGTGCTGACCGACGTCAATATGCCGAAGATGGACGGCTATCGCCTGACCCGCTGCCTGCGCGAACAGGGGCGCACCTTCCCGGTACTGGGGGTGACGGCTAACGCGCTGGCGGAAGAGAAGCAGCGCTGTCTGGACGCCGGCATGGACAACTGTCTGTCGAAACCGGTGACCATGGAGACGCTGCAGCAGTCGCTGAAGTTTTATGCTGCGAGTGTGCGGAAAGCGCGGGGTTAACGGGCGGTGATAAGGGCCGGGGGGCTGCATCACGCCCGCCCCCTGGGCCACCGTCAGGCGGCCTGCCCGGTTAGTCTTTGTCGACCGGCGTCATGCTGACCGAGGAGAGGTAGTTCAGCAGGGCGATATCGTTATCGACGCCCAGCTTCATCATCGCCGACTTCTTCTGGCTGCTGATGGTTTTAATGCTGCGGTTCAGCTTGCGGGCAATCTCGGTCACCAGGAAGCCTTCGGCGAACAGGCGCAGCACTTCACTCTCTTTCGGCGACAGGCGTTTGTCGCCGTAGCCACCGGCGCTGATTTTCTCCAGCAGTTTTGCCACGCTGTCCGGGGTGTACTTCTTGCCTTTCTGCAGGGCGGCCAGCGCTTTAGGCAGGTCGGTTGGCGCACCCTGTTTCAGTACGATCCCTTCAATATCCAGATCCAGCACTGCGCTGAGGATCGCCGGATTGTTGTTCATGGTCAGAACAATGATCGACAGGTCCGGATAGTGGCGTTTGATGTACTTGATCAGCGTAATGCCGTCACCGTACTTTTCACCCGGCATTGACAGGTCGGTGATCAACACGTGAGCATCAAGTTTCGACAGGCTGTTAATCAACGCCGTAGAATCTTCAAACTCGCCGACAACGTTAACCCACTCGATCTGCTCGAGTGACTTGCGAATGCCGAACAGGACAATAGGATGGTCGTCGGCAATGATTACGTTCATGTTATTCATCTTATGGGTTACCTTGCTGCAGCAGGTCATTGACGTAAGTGTCAATTTCACTGGTGGTATTTTTAATGTTTGAATCGCTGCATTGTTCAATGTGCTGTTCCAGCGATTCACAAAGCTGCTTGCCGGGTAGCAAATTTAACATGGCAAACACACCTTTTAGCCGATGTGCCGTTTGAGCCAGCGCACCGTAATCCTGGTTTGCTGCCTCATTATACAACCTGATGACATCATCGGGTACTGTATCCACGAACAGCTGGAAATAGCCACTGGCGACAAGCTGAGCGATATCAGGCTGTTCACCCTGCAGCTCAGCCTGCTCCTCTTCGGCCAGTTGCTGTTCTATCAACAGCAGCAGAGCATCCTGCATCGCGCTGCTGATGTTGAAATTAACCCGATACTGGCCGTCGGCCAGCCGGGTGTAGCCGGGTTGATCGTCGGTGAGCAGCAGCGACCAGCGGGTCAGCCGCGTCGGGTCATCCGTCACCAGAACATCATGTTCCTGACCTGAGAAACGCTCATCCGGCGTGATGCAGTTAGCGCCCCAGGCAGACAGTTGATGTACCACGATTTTACGCACATCATCAACGGTAATATCAATCAGCGCGTTAACGCCTTCCAGCAGCGGCTCTTCCTGTTCCGGCGCGGGCGCCGCCGGCAGCGGCAGCTGAATTTTATAGCGCGAGCCGATCTGCGGCGTGGCCTGCACCTCAAAGCGGCCGCCGAGCTGTTTGCACAGTTGTTTACACAGGAAGAAGGCCATCCCCGACGCCTGACCGTAGCGGTCGGCCTGGGTCTCGCCGAGGAATGGGAAATCGGCGTTGTCGATCTCATCGGCGCGCAGCCCGCTGCCGGTATCAACTACCTCAAAGGTCAGCAGGTCGGGCCGATCGCCCGGCGCGTCCAGGGTCAGGCTGATGCGCCCCCAGTCGGTGGTGGTCACCGCATAGTCAAGCAGCGTCGAGAGGATCTTGCCTAACGCCTGCCGATCGCCATAACGCAGCTGCTCGGCATCCAGCTGGCTGGCGACCAGCAGGGTCAGTCCTTTGCGCTGCGTCGCCGGCAGGACCGCCAGCGCCAGCTCATCCAGCAGCGCCCGCGGGCTGAAGGCGGCAGGGTTAGGCGCCCAGTCCAGCGTCTCCAGCTGGTTCAGCAGCACGATGTCATCCACCAGCTGGCTCAGCGCCTGTGAGGCGGCAAGCGTTCGCTCCGCCAGCGCGGCGTCGTGCCCGGCGGCCAGCGTCTGCAGGTCACCGTTCAGCGACTGTAACGGGCGCTGCAGGGCAAAGCCCAGGTTCTGTAACAGCTGCTGACGCGTCTGGTGATTTTTCTCCAGCACCTGCTGCGCCCGCTGTAGTTTTTTATTCACCAGCAGCTCACGATCCTGATCGCGCATCATAAACAGCTGCGTATGCGGCGAGATGGCGCTGCGCAGGTGGCGAATTTCATACACTTCATTATTCACCGTCGCCTGCAGAATGCCCTGGTGCTGATCGGACATATTGATGATTTTCTGCAGGTTAAGATGCGGCAGCAGGTGCTCGGCAATTTTATTGCTCAGCAGGGTGCGGTTATTGGCAAAATCATACACCAGCAGCCCCACCGGCAGCGTCGCCACGATCTCCTCATTAAGCATGCGCAGCGCGTCCAGCTCCGCGCTCTGGTTTTCGCTGGGGCGCAGCGACTGCTGGCGCAGCAGCAGCAGGGCGGCGACCGACATCAGCAGCAGGGCCAGGTTGGCCAGCAGCGGCCAGATCAGGTTGCGCACCGTCTCCAGCGCCAGCCCGGTGACCGGAATGCGGTACACCAGCTGCAGCGAGGTACTGGAGAGCGGGGCAGTAATCTCGACGAACGGACTCACCCAGCTGACGCGGGTGCTGGCGCTGTTCTGCTGGCCGTCGCTGCCTTCGGCCACCGGGGTGGTGTCCTGGCGCAGCTGGAAGTTGTCCAGCGGCATCGCCGGGGGAATAATGTCATTGACCGGCAGATCGAAAGCGACCACGGTCGCCAGGTGTCCCGGCTGGTTGAAGGTGGTACGCAGGGTGAAATAGGGCGCGTTCTGCCAGCTGAAACGGCGCAGCGGCGAGAAACTCTCACGCTCGTCCAGCGCGTTAGCCTGCTGCAGCATCTCCGCGCGGCGCGCTTCGGCAATATTGCTGATGGCGCTGTCTTTGGTCTGTGTGGCCATCTCTTTCAACGGCAGCGTTGAGATAAGGATCAGGCTGTTGTCCTGGCCGTTAAGAAAGTACATCGACCAGGTGCTGTTTTCCGCCCCCCACAGCTGGTCCAGATAACCGGACATCCTCTGCGTCATTTCCAGCGTGCTGCTGTCGTGGGAGCCGAAGATCAGCGCCTCGGTTTTACGCCGGGTTTTTTCCAGCGCGTAGACGTCCGGCCGCAGGCGGGTCTCCTGCAGGGTGGCGGCGGTGCTGCCGGTGGCGGTGGCGGCGAGATTTTCATACAGCTGCCAGGTGGCAAAGCGGTAGGCGTCGATGCGCTTTTGCATACTGTGGGTGATATCGGACAGTACATCGCGTTGGGCGGTCAGCGTGGCGTTGACCGCGTTGGCGATCATAAAACCGCTGGCCAGCAGCAGCACCAGCGTAAACAGCATAAAGAAGCGCGAGACGTTGCCGGCGGTCACGGGAAACTTATTGGGCAGCATGCGTCATTTTCCCCGGTCAGCTGGTAATCTTGCGTGAACTGGCGGCAACCAGCAGCAGCAGCGCGGCGATCAGGCTGAACGCCACCGACAGGCTGGACCACTGGGCGATAAAGCCGACCAGCGCCGGACCCGCCAGGATCCCGGCGTAGCCGATGGTGGTCATTGACGAGATCGCCAGATTAACCGGCATCACGGTCTGGTTCCCTGCCGCGCTGAACATAATCGGCACGGTATTGGAGGCGCCAAAGCCGACCAGCAGGAAGCCGAGCAGCGAGACCCAGGCGGCGGGCACCGCAACCACCAGCAGCATGCCCAGCGCCGCGCACAGTGAGCCGACAAACAGCGTTGCCGTGCGGCCACAGGCGTGAACGATACGGTCGCCGCACAGCCGGCCGATGGTCATCGCCACCGAGAACACCGCATAGCCCAGCCCGGCCTGAGCGGTTGGCATCTCGCGATGCTGGGTAAGGAACAGCGCGCCCCAGTCGAGGATCGAGCCTTCGGCCAGGAACAGAATGAAGCACAGAATTCCGAGGAACAGTACCCAGCCGCGCGGCACCACAAACAGTGGCGCATCCGGCTGGTGCAGCGGCCGGTTAAGAAAATAGCGCTGGCTGCAGAACCACAGCACTATCAGCAGCAGGTCGATCGTCAGCACGGCGGGCAGCGGCGACATGCCCAGCGCCAGCAGCGCGCTGACCAGACCCGCACCGACGATACCGCCGATGCTGAAGAAACCGTGAAAGCCGGACATCATCGCCTTCGCGGAGCGCTTTTCGACCTCTACCGCCTGAATATTCATCGCCACGTCGACCAGGCCCATCGCCGCGCCGAACACCATCAGCGCGGCACCGAGGCTAAGGGCCGATGAGAGCACCGCCAGCAGCGGCAGCATCAACAGTAACAGCGCGCTGCCGGCGGTAATCACCCGCCTGCAGCCGAGGCGGCTGACAAGGCTCCCGGCCAGCGGCATCGCCAGCATCGATCCGAGGCCGAGAAACAGCAGTAAGGTACCAAAGGAGGCGTCGCTGAGCGCGGCACGATCTTTGGCATAAGGAACCAGCGGTGCCCAGGCGGCCATGCCGATACCGGCGATGAGAAAGGCGACGCGCGTGGCGCGTTGCGTCAGTCGCGCAGACTTATCGGTAATGTGTACATCCAGTGTGGTCATTTTTATCCGTTCTGCCTGTCCCAATTCAGCCCAGATTTTTACCACATTTACATGTGCTAAAGAAGCTAAACCACCCACCAGTGCGTGTTTATCGGCTCGCTGCGGCCTGCGTTCAGCCACTGCCGGTGCGCGGCAAAGTAATAACCCGAAAGTGGGGGGCTGTTAATCGGAATCGTCGTCTTATTAAGAATTTCCAGAGTACTCCTGGCGAAATGCGGGCAGAGTGTACAGCCGGGCAGGAGGGTGGCTGGCGGTTGTCTGCCGCCGTCGGCGGCGTGGCGGGGAGTGAAGCATTTCGCCGCGGCGATCCCGTTAAGCGACGCAAGAGGTGCGCGAGGGAATTTGGCCGTAACCCATTTTTTAACCGTAATAATTAAGTGGTAAAGATGGCGCTATTTGCTGCCGGATTTATCCGTGCGGTGAATAACATTGTGCAGAAATAGTCATGCTTAATTTTTTCAGCTGGGGTAACTTTACCTGAGTTGACAATGCTGCAAAAAACGGCAAAAAAAAAGCCGAACACGAGGTTCGGCAGGAATCTGGGGTAAAACAAATCATTCGGGGTGAATGAAGGTAATGCTCAATAAAATGATGATAGCAGAGTAATTATAAGGGCAGATCGCGAAAAAATTTTACCATTCAGTGCGCTGGTTGATGATTAGGATTAATCTGCTGAAAAATAAGAGTATTGTTATTTTTTGATTATTAGTGCTATATAACTTTGCAATTTGTGCTGCATAAAAGTTCCGCTTAAATTACAAAGTGAAATACTTGTAAGTATGTTTGAAACACTTTTGGAAAATTAGTATCATTTTCTCGATAGATAATTACTCTCCACGGCTTAACATGACATTTCAGGCTGAATTTTACTCTTCAGCACGCAGTGGCAAATAAGCAGATAACAAGAGGGTAATGAAATGAAATTACGCGTTCTTTCTCTGATGGTTCCAGCGTTGCTGGTAGCCGGTTCCGCAGGCGCAGCAGAAATCTATAATAAAGACGGCAACAAACTGGACCTGAACGGTAAAGTGGATGGCCTGCACTACTTCTCTGATGACAACGGTACCGACGGCGATCAGTCCTACCTGCGTTTTGGCTTTAAGGGCGAAACCCAGATCTCCAGCGAGCTGACCGGTTACGGCCAGTGGGAGTATCAGGCTGCGCTGAACAGCGCTGAGTCTCAGGGCACCGCGAACAGCTATACGCGTGTTGGTTTTGCCGGCCTGAAATTTGGCGACGCCGGTTCATTCGACTACGGTCGTAACTACGGCGTGGCCTACGATATTGGCGCCTGGACCGACGTGCTGCCAGAGTTCGGTGGCGATACCTACGGTGCGGACAACTTTATGTTCTCCCGTGGTAACGGTATGGCGACCTACCGTAACAACAACTTCTTTGGTCTGGTTGACGGCTGGAACTTCGCCGTGCAGTACCAGGGCAAGAACAGCAGCGCCACCGAGTCGAATAACGGCCGTGACGTGCTGGGTCAGAACGGCGACGGCTGGGGTGTTTCTACCACTTATGACATCGGTTCCGGCTTCGGTATCGGTGCGGCGACCTTCTCTTCTGACCGTACTACCGATCAGAACAGCCCGGCAGCGCTGGGTCACGGTGATAAAGCCACGGCTTACACCGGTGGTCTGAAGTATGACGCTAACAACGTTTATCTGGCGGCAATGTATACCCGTTCTTACAATGCGACCCGCTTCGGCAGCAGCACCAGCGCCGATGTTTACGGTTACGCGGATAAGGCGGATAACTGGGAGCTGGTAGCTCAGTATCAGTTCGATTTCGGTCTGCGTCCGTCGCTGGCGTTTGTTAACTCTCGTGGTACCGATGTTGAGGGTTACGGTAAGCAGAATCTGAAGAAATACATTGATGTGGGTACGACTTACTACTTCAACAAAAATATGTCGACCTATGTTGATTATCAGATCAACCTGCTGGACGAGAGTCAGTTCACCCGCGATGCCGGTGTGAATACTGACGATGTGGTAGCGGTAGGTCTGGTTTACCAGTTCTGATGCTGCAGCGTTTGATGTGATGAAAACCGGGGAAACCCGGTTTTTTTTCGTCTGCTTTTTTTAGGGCATGTCGCCTGCTGGATCGAGAGCGTCGGGCCTGTCAGCGGGCGACCCTCCGCGGGTTACCCCGCTCCGGGCTCATCCCGCTGCCCTCCCTGATTGTTGATGGCTGTTTTGGCTGTGGTTTTTAGGGCATGTCGCCTGTTTGATCGAGAGTGTCTGGCGGTCATGCGGGCGACCCTCCGCGGGTTACCCCGCTTCGGGCTCATCCCGCTGCCCTCCCTGATTGTTGATGGCTGTTTTGGCTGTGGTTTTTAGGGCATGTCGCCTGTTTGATCGAGAGTGTCTGGCGGTCATGCGGGCGACCCTGCGCGGGTTACCCCGCTCCGGGCTCATCCCGCTGCCCTCCCTGATAATGTACGGCTGTTATGGCTGGGCGTTATCTGGGAGGGGGAGTGAGTGTGTTTATGGCCTGCGGAACAGTGCGAAGCTGCGGCCCTCCAGTTCGAAGTCTTTTTCTTTGGTGATCGCCTGGCCGGGTTGGGTGTGGTCGCCGGTGGAGAGTTCGAGCAGCCAGCCGCCTTCGCCAAACTGCGGGATCTGGAAGGGGACGCTGCCTTCGAAGGGGTTGAAGAGCATCAGCACGTCGTGCCAGATGCCGGGCTCGGGCTGCAGGTCGGCGCGGCCGAGGTATACGCCGATGGTGGAGCCTTCATCCCACTGTTCGTCCTGCTGTAAGCCGCCGCCGGCGTTGAACCATTTGATGTCAAGGCCGTCACGCCAGCTTTCGCGGCGCAGCAGCGGCTGGGCGGCGCGCAGCGCGATCAGGTGGCGGGTGAAGTCGCGCAGGGCGTCGGCGCTGGCGGGG
This portion of the Erwinia sp. E602 genome encodes:
- the ompC gene encoding porin OmpC, producing the protein MKLRVLSLMVPALLVAGSAGAAEIYNKDGNKLDLNGKVDGLHYFSDDNGTDGDQSYLRFGFKGETQISSELTGYGQWEYQAALNSAESQGTANSYTRVGFAGLKFGDAGSFDYGRNYGVAYDIGAWTDVLPEFGGDTYGADNFMFSRGNGMATYRNNNFFGLVDGWNFAVQYQGKNSSATESNNGRDVLGQNGDGWGVSTTYDIGSGFGIGAATFSSDRTTDQNSPAALGHGDKATAYTGGLKYDANNVYLAAMYTRSYNATRFGSSTSADVYGYADKADNWELVAQYQFDFGLRPSLAFVNSRGTDVEGYGKQNLKKYIDVGTTYYFNKNMSTYVDYQINLLDESQFTRDAGVNTDDVVAVGLVYQF
- a CDS encoding MFS transporter, whose translation is MTTLDVHITDKSARLTQRATRVAFLIAGIGMAAWAPLVPYAKDRAALSDASFGTLLLFLGLGSMLAMPLAGSLVSRLGCRRVITAGSALLLLMLPLLAVLSSALSLGAALMVFGAAMGLVDVAMNIQAVEVEKRSAKAMMSGFHGFFSIGGIVGAGLVSALLALGMSPLPAVLTIDLLLIVLWFCSQRYFLNRPLHQPDAPLFVVPRGWVLFLGILCFILFLAEGSILDWGALFLTQHREMPTAQAGLGYAVFSVAMTIGRLCGDRIVHACGRTATLFVGSLCAALGMLLVVAVPAAWVSLLGFLLVGFGASNTVPIMFSAAGNQTVMPVNLAISSMTTIGYAGILAGPALVGFIAQWSSLSVAFSLIAALLLLVAASSRKITS
- the rcsB gene encoding response regulator transcription factor RcsB, which encodes MNNMNVIIADDHPIVLFGIRKSLEQIEWVNVVGEFEDSTALINSLSKLDAHVLITDLSMPGEKYGDGITLIKYIKRHYPDLSIIVLTMNNNPAILSAVLDLDIEGIVLKQGAPTDLPKALAALQKGKKYTPDSVAKLLEKISAGGYGDKRLSPKESEVLRLFAEGFLVTEIARKLNRSIKTISSQKKSAMMKLGVDNDIALLNYLSSVSMTPVDKD
- the rcsD gene encoding phosphotransferase RcsD yields the protein MLPNKFPVTAGNVSRFFMLFTLVLLLASGFMIANAVNATLTAQRDVLSDITHSMQKRIDAYRFATWQLYENLAATATGSTAATLQETRLRPDVYALEKTRRKTEALIFGSHDSSTLEMTQRMSGYLDQLWGAENSTWSMYFLNGQDNSLILISTLPLKEMATQTKDSAISNIAEARRAEMLQQANALDERESFSPLRRFSWQNAPYFTLRTTFNQPGHLATVVAFDLPVNDIIPPAMPLDNFQLRQDTTPVAEGSDGQQNSASTRVSWVSPFVEITAPLSSTSLQLVYRIPVTGLALETVRNLIWPLLANLALLLMSVAALLLLRQQSLRPSENQSAELDALRMLNEEIVATLPVGLLVYDFANNRTLLSNKIAEHLLPHLNLQKIINMSDQHQGILQATVNNEVYEIRHLRSAISPHTQLFMMRDQDRELLVNKKLQRAQQVLEKNHQTRQQLLQNLGFALQRPLQSLNGDLQTLAAGHDAALAERTLAASQALSQLVDDIVLLNQLETLDWAPNPAAFSPRALLDELALAVLPATQRKGLTLLVASQLDAEQLRYGDRQALGKILSTLLDYAVTTTDWGRISLTLDAPGDRPDLLTFEVVDTGSGLRADEIDNADFPFLGETQADRYGQASGMAFFLCKQLCKQLGGRFEVQATPQIGSRYKIQLPLPAAPAPEQEEPLLEGVNALIDITVDDVRKIVVHQLSAWGANCITPDERFSGQEHDVLVTDDPTRLTRWSLLLTDDQPGYTRLADGQYRVNFNISSAMQDALLLLIEQQLAEEEQAELQGEQPDIAQLVASGYFQLFVDTVPDDVIRLYNEAANQDYGALAQTAHRLKGVFAMLNLLPGKQLCESLEQHIEQCSDSNIKNTTSEIDTYVNDLLQQGNP